Proteins from one Impatiens glandulifera chromosome 2, dImpGla2.1, whole genome shotgun sequence genomic window:
- the LOC124927515 gene encoding F-box/kelch-repeat protein At3g23880-like, protein MEFKIDPTTDADGGRNRRKTVQLSSASTSTVYLFTGSLSSDLISEIIIRLPVKFLLQLRCVSKSWCTLISDPIFVKKHLKASTQKLDYADHRIIMNTMTNPFVLKTYSMSSVFHDEFPNPDFLDYPLNHLHRLVKIVGSVNGLLCLTIGNDDVVIWNPTTRKSKRLPKSDSKMYPGQYVVYGFGYDEDTDDYKVVVITSELISFEFPLKSDIKVYGLKSDSWRKIEGCPKDLPMINARGIFVSGSLHWIAARNGEMDDWRSTTILSFDVSKETYSEILQPPYGDETSNPVLGVLSGCLFLLRNVEEIKGEVWVMKEYGNVESWSKLFSIPYLDGPIDFNSTSPIYIFKKNEVILLLGFRMLLFNINNNTVRYPNIMICSSVDTYIESLVSPCLE, encoded by the coding sequence ATGGAGTTCAAGATTGATCCTACTACGGATGCGGATGGAGGAAGAAATCGGCGCAAGACTGTTCAACTAAGCTCCGCCTCCACTTCCACCGTCTATCTCTTCACAGGCTCCCTGTCATCAGATCTCATTTCAGAAATCATAATCAGACTTCCCGTCAAATTCCTACTCCAATTAAGGTGCGTAAGCAAATCCTGGTGCACATTGATATCTGATCCCATATTCGTCAAGAAACATCTTAAGGCTTCCACCCAAAAGTTGGATTATGCAGACCATAGAATTATTATGAACACCATGACTAATCCTTtcgttttgaaaacatattcaatGTCATCTGTTTTTCATGATGAATTTCCTAATCCAGATTTCCTCGATTACCCATTGAATCACTTACATCGTTTGGTTAAGATAGTTGGTTCTGTGAATGGGTTGCTTTGTCTCACTATCGGCAATGATGATGTCGTTATATGGAACCCAACTACTAGGAAATCAAAGAGACTACCCAAATCTGACTCTAAAATGTATCCAGGTCAATACGTTGTATATGGGTTTGGCTATGATGAAGATACTGATGACTATAAGGTGGTGGTTATTACATCTGAACTAATAAGTTTTGAATTCCCTTTGAAGTCTGATATTAAGGTTTATGGGTTAAAGAGTGATTCATGGAGGAAGATTGAAGGTTGCCCTAAAGACCTGCCAATGATTAATGCAAGGGGGATTTTTGTGAGTGGATCACTTCACTGGATTGCTGCAAGGAATGGGGAAATGGATGATTGGAGGAGTACTACTATCCTCTCTTTCGATGTGTCCAAAGAAACTTACTCTGAAATATTACAACCTCCTTATGGGGATGAGACTTCTAATCCGGTTCTTGGGGTTTTAAGTGGATGCCTATTTCTGCTGCGTAATGTTGAAGAGATCAAAGGTGAGGTATGGGTGATGAAGGAGTATGGAAATGTTGAGTCTTGGTCTAAGTTGTTTTCAATTCCGTATCTTGATGGTCCAATTGATTTCAACTCTACTTCGCCcatatatattttcaagaaaaatgaAGTGATTTTGTTGTTAGGATTCCGTATGTTGTTGTTTAATATCAACAACAATACGGTTAGGTATCCCAACATTATGATTTGCTCTAGTGTAGACACTTATATTGAGAGCCTAGTCTCTCCTTGTCTTGAATGA